A portion of the Musa acuminata AAA Group cultivar baxijiao chromosome BXJ1-1, Cavendish_Baxijiao_AAA, whole genome shotgun sequence genome contains these proteins:
- the LOC135612380 gene encoding uncharacterized protein LOC135612380, whose translation MCRPVWLETNLLEGKRAKRRRRMSGEEEDDFDEGVVVGQLSTVMVPKHIKKRALRNKALTVGFNDKELRDFVTGFHKRKKKRRKEAQRQLQEKDRLKRIEARKKVSAFLVPFHD comes from the exons ATGTGCCGCCCTGTTTGGCTGGAAACCAATTTGCTCGAGGGAAAGAGGGCGAAGCGGCGGCGGAGGATGTCGGGCGAAGAAGAAGATGACTTCGATGAGGGAGTGGTGGTGGGGCAACTGTCTACGGTCATGGTGCCAAAGCATATCAAGAAGAGGGCTCTCAGAAACAAAGCTCTCACCGTCGGTTTCAACGACAAAGAACTCAG GGACTTTGTTACTGGGTtccataaaagaaagaagaaaaggagaaaagaagctCAGAGGCAGTTGCAAGAAAAGGATAGATTGAAGCGGATTGAGGCTCGTAAGAAG
- the LOC135612289 gene encoding uncharacterized protein LOC135612289 — MAGENKPKSNSNDNNYSKGKKRKYLPHGKPVKKGLHPLRPGVQGVFLTCDGGRERQATNEALNLLETYYEELVHGKKSVVKCGAVPSKPLNKIIKFRDSDSSSDEDEDSPHVDESDASLRDHGDLQTKKVKEDASPSHEKEPEMQKPAEESEDLPSKKQRVNTCAAKMENVESTKTDDKPIDELIEDELRELGDRNKRHFVSLDSGCNGVVFIEMHKRAGDPSPTEIVQHMMTNAASTKKHMSRFILRVIPVELTCYASEQEISKAIKPIIEQHFPNEAPIPQKFAVLYEARSNTGIERMTIIDAVAKSVPQPHKVDLKNPDKTIIVQIVKTICLIGVVERYKQLSKYNLRELTSPKQ, encoded by the exons ATGGCGGGCGAGAACAAGCCCAAATCCAATTCCAACGACAACAACTACAGtaaggggaagaagaggaagtatcTTCCGCATGGG AAACCGGTGAAGAAGGGATTGCATCCGCTGCGTCCCGGCGTACAGGGGGTTTTCCTTACTTGCGATGGAGGGAGGGAGCGCCAGGCGACCAATGAAGCGCTTAATCTCCTAGAAACC TACTATGAAGAGCTAGTGCATGGGAAAAAGTCAGTTGTTAAATGTGGTGCTGTTCCTAGTAAAccattgaataaaataattaaattcagGGATTCTGATTCTTCtagtgatgaagatgaggataGTCCTCATGTAGATGAGTCAGATGCTTCCCTACGAGATCATGGGGACCTACAAACAAAGAAGGTGAAAGAAGATGCCTCTCCTAGTCATGAAAAGGAACCAGAAATGCAGAAACCTGCAGAAGAAAGTGAGGACTTACCGTCAAAGAAACAACGTGTCAATACATGTGCAGCTAAAATGGAAAATGTAGAAAGTACTAAAACTGATGATAAACctattgatgagttaattgaagATGAACTCAGAGAGCTAGGAGACAGGAACAAG AGGCATTTTGTGAGCCTTGACTCAGGTTGTAATGGTGTTGTCTTTATTGAAATGCACAAACGAGCTGGAGATCCTAGCCCTACTGAGATTGTACAGCACATGATGACTAATGCTGCTTCTACAAAGAAGCATATGTCAAG GTTCATACTGAGGGTTATACCAGTTGAGTTGACATGTTATGCATCAGAACAGGAAATTTCAAAAGCAATTAAACCAATTATTGAACAACACTTTCCTAACGAAGCTCCTATTCCACAAAAG TTTGCAGTGCTATATGAAGCACGATCTAATACAGGTATTGAGAGGATGACAATTATAGATGCAGTTGCAAAATCTGTTCCTCAGCCACATAAAGTGGACCTTAAGAACCCAGATAAGACCATCATAGTCCAGATTGTAAAG ACTAtttgcttgataggggtggttgaAAGGTACAAGCAGCTTTCCAAGTACAACCTGAGGGAACTGACATCGCCCAAGCAATAG